AAGATTTTGTAGCGTGGCAATTAACAAAGAACGGGGTTTTCTCAGTTCGGTCTGCGTATTATAAACAATGGGAGGCAAATTTTGATGAGAATGATCTGGGCCTAGTACGTTACTCCACGGCGCCACACCCAATCTGGTGCAAGTTATGGAGTCTGAAGGTGCCAGCAAAGATAAAGATTTTTCTGTGGCGATGCTTACACAATGCTATCCCATGCTTCAGTGTTCTCGCAAATCGCCATATAGGGAGTATATCTCAATGCCCAGTCTGCCAAGATGGTGCGGAGGATATATCTCATGTCCTATTCCAGTGTGCACGATCGAAGGCCGTTTGGGATGCACTCGGACTCAGCGCAGAGATTCAGTTTGCTGCTGTAATAGACCGAGCTGGTGCGTCTGTTATCGATTTCTTATTATGCGATGAAGCTTATCAGAAGGCGTACACTGGTCAGGTTGAGCTATCGGAGATGATAGCCACAACATGCTGGTATCTGTGGTTGCAGCGGAGAGAATTCATCAAAGGGGAGGAGCTGCAAACGCCGGAGAGGACAGCACCTGCGATTGGCGCTTGCCCTCAACTACGCTCGTGCTGTAGGGGAATGGCCGACTGTTGCTAAATTAAACAAGTGGCCATCTTACCAGGGCTTCTAGTTCTGAACGTGGACGCATCCTATTTTGCTGGGACAAATTCAGGTGCATGCGGGGCGGTTGTCAGGGATCATAAAGGCCGTTTCATCACAGCTGCAACAGCAAGACTTGAACACGCCGCTGATGTTGTCGCGGCAGAAGCAGCGGCACTGTTTGAAGGTTTAAAATTAGCCTAAGTGTGGGATGTGCTAAGTTGATGGTAAGAATGGACAACAGTATTGTGGTGGATGCAATAAAGCTAAACGAAGGCCATTCAATGGTTGCAGCGCCTGTGTTAGATGATTGCCGAAATATCTTGAATGATTTTGGGAAGGTTACTATTGAGCATTGCTTTAGAGAGTCAAATGTAGTAGCTCACGAGCTGGCAAAGTGGGGGTGTGCAAACGACCCTCATTTGGGCGGATGCACCTCCTAATTTTCTTGTTAAATTTCTAGCGGATGATGTAACCGTTATTTGAGTTAATAAAGTATACCTTCCCGTCAAAAAAAAAGACAATGGTAATACCTGTTCCCACAGTTGAAAAGACCTCTGGGAGAAATACCCCGTACTTCATACTGGAAGAACTTAACAAGATCTTCATAGCGAAACAATACCTGAAATTCCTATTTAGAACAAAGTAACATTACATACCAAAACAGCGCAGTAACTCAAGACAAGAGTTATCATAGATGATTCCAAACCTTACTCCTCTTGTTATCATTGATTAAACCCACCAGGCTGGTTTTGAGAAATTTTGAGGGCTTCTTCAAGACTTCAACCTTGGATGCTCCTAATTTTGAGATTCCAGTGCATCCTTGTAAATTGTTGTTCGTTGAAACACTTGATTTTGCAGATCCTACAGGATACAATACATATGTGAGATTAAAGAGAAAAATACAAGGAAAAGGTAGCCCGCTTCAAGAGAGAAGAAACATTACTTTGCTCATTTTTGCAGGAAGTGTTCTTTTGATGGACATTGTATTGATATGATGCCAACACCTCCTGTGTTTTTTGTGATGAAACCACCTTACCTGGTGGATAAGGAGGCTTCATATAAATCACATTTCCTCGCCCACTATATTTGCAAGATGATTTGCTCCTCTGTAGTGACTCTGTTGCGGAAGAATATGGCCCCTCGCAAGAACTCGTCATATCAGAAGTAAAATAGACACCCATGTCGGGTTCATAAACTGTGATGCTTGCTTTTGGACATTTTGTTGTTTCAGGAGCACAATTATTGGGTTGTTGTACCGTATTATTGAGAGGATAAGTAAAATCATGGTTGCCATTCTTTTCATCTAAACAACCATAACTGTTGTTTGAAACCTGAAAGCGCAAGGTAAAGAACTGAAGGACACAAACTTGGAGAATAAAAAATGAACTAGAAGATATGCTACCTTATTTGCTGATAAAATCTCAGATGAGTTGGTTTCTTCATCAACACTGTAATTGCTCTTTTCACAAGATGCAACAGAAGCGCTATTTACTATTGAAAGAAGACTTTGATTTGATTCATTCATGTTGCTTCTGTCTGTCAGGAATAGATCAGTATCAAGAATATAGCTATCAGTTGTCGCAAAGGATGGCTCTGATACTGTGTCAAAATTCATGTCATGCAGGTGACTGTCACCCCCTGGAAGAGGTGAATTCAGGTTAGTCAAGAACGGCATTTGTTCAGAACTCTCCGTCGGAGATAGTCCACCAGAGTTGCTACCACCATTAACATGCCACTGCTGGCATGTTTGTTTATGCCCTTGCCTCCAGTGTATAATTTGACACTTTCCAGAGCTGTGGAACATTCAAAGTGGCATTAAAAGTGGCCACAACAACAGAGCAATATAATTTTTACATTCATCACACAAGCAAGAGAGTATCGCATGACAAACAGAGTCATGGTGCAGGGATAAATCAGTTGTAAATTCAGCATTTTTAAGAGACTGGAGTTATTAGATGTGTTGCTTGCTCCAATCAGGCGCTGGATTATATGCAGCGACAGGGTACTCAATCCTACCAAAAAAAAAGGGCAGCCCGGTGCACGTAGCTCCCGCTTGCACAGGATCCGGggaagggtccgaccactttgggTCTATAGTACGCAGCCTTTCCCTTAATTTATGTATAAGAGGCTATTTCCAGGCTTCCAGTGCTCAATCCTACCAGCTTAACTAAAATTTGATATGTCACCAATGAAACGAAATAAGTGACTCGCCCACTTTGGTGACATAATAATGGTACAGTTCTTTTTCAGAAATGAAATCATTATAATAAATAAACAGCAGATAATAAAGTAAGATTCATACACCTATTTGCGTGTACACGACTTTTTGGAGTTTAAGTTCATACCAGAGAATAATAGGTCAGAATCTTACCAGTATCTAACAGATTTGCACCTGGAGCACCTAGTCTTTGCAGGGCCACGACAAGTAGCACACTCGTGGTATTCTGACCTTAAAGAAGGAACAGATCTCAAATA
This portion of the Triticum urartu cultivar G1812 unplaced genomic scaffold, Tu2.1 TuUngrouped_contig_8553, whole genome shotgun sequence genome encodes:
- the LOC125531960 gene encoding ubiquitin carboxyl-terminal hydrolase 15-like isoform X2 gives rise to the protein MLQPREADVPALFVVFIVLPVIAYFLLGRWHDSVSKKTRVGVLGQKAAEEAFKVETMACPDVILPGPSLRPMPYLRSVPSLRSEYHECATCRGPAKTRCSRCKSVRYCSGKCQIIHWRQGHKQTCQQWHVNGGSNSGGLSPTESSEQMPFLTNLNSPLPGGDSHLHDMNFDTVSEPSFATTDSYILDTDLFLTDRSNMNESNQSLLSIVNSASVASCEKSNYSVDEETNSSEILSANKVSNNSYGCLDEKNGNHDFTYPLNNTVQQPNNCAPETTKCPKASITVYEPDMGVYFTSDMTSSCEGPYSSATESLQRSKSSCKYSGRGNVIYMKPPYPPGKVVSSQKTQEVLASYQYNVHQKNTSCKNEQRSAKSSVSTNNNLQGCTGISKLGASKVEVLKKPSKFLKTSLVGLINDNKRSKVLFRYEDLVKFFQYEVRGISPRGLFNCGNRYYHCLFF
- the LOC125531960 gene encoding ubiquitin carboxyl-terminal hydrolase 15-like isoform X1, which produces MLQPREADVPALFVVFIVLPVIAYFLLGRWHDSVSKKTRVGVLGQKAAEEAFKVETMACPDVILPGPSLRPMPYLRSVPSLRSEYHECATCRGPAKTRCSRCKSVRYCSGKCQIIHWRQGHKQTCQQWHVNGGSNSGGLSPTESSEQMPFLTNLNSPLPGGDSHLHDMNFDTVSEPSFATTDSYILDTDLFLTDRSNMNESNQSLLSIVNSASVASCEKSNYSVDEETNSSEILSANKVSNNSYGCLDEKNGNHDFTYPLNNTVQQPNNCAPETTKCPKASITVYEPDMGVYFTSDMTSSCEGPYSSATESLQRSKSSCKYSGRGNVIYMKPPYPPGKVVSSQKTQEVLASYQYNVHQKNTSCKNEQRSAKSSVSTNNNLQGCTGISKLGASKVEVLKKPSKFLKTSLVGLINDNKRSKEFQVLFRYEDLVKFFQYEVRGISPRGLFNCGNRYYHCLFF